The sequence below is a genomic window from Acidobacteriota bacterium.
GCGCCCAGGCCGTCGCGGCGAGGTAGGCCGCCGCGTCGTCCGAAGGGTTGAACGCGAACGCGCGCTGGAAGCCGTCGCCCGAGGTCTCCCACTGCCGGCGCCCGAAGTCGAGGTGCCCGCCCGCGTAACCGTTCGCGATCACGGCCGCCTTCTGCGCGCCGAGCTTCGGAACGGGCGGGGCCGCCGGCGTCGATGAAGTCGACGCGCCGCCGAGCGTGCAGCCCGCCGCCGCGAGCAGCAGCGCCGCGGCAGCCATCCGCCGCGCGCCCTCAGCCTTCGTCGCCGTCATCGCCGCCATTCTCCCAGAGGTCGCGCTGCGCGGCCGGCGCCCGCCCCTTCTTCGGCGGCGGCGGAGCCTCGGGCCCCGGCGCGTCGAGGACGGAAGGGTCGTCGTTCGCGGGCGCGTTGACGCGCCGCGACACGGCGAACGCCTCCATCTCTTCGGCTCCGAGGGGCGCGAAGAGCGGCGCGAGCGCCGCCGGGTCCTGCGCATCCGGGTCCAGCCACAGGTCCTCGCCCTCGGGCGTGAGGATGACGGGCATCCGGTCGTGCACGCCCTCGACGAGCTCGTTCGGCCGCGTCGTCAGGATCGCGAACGACCTGAGCGGCGGGCCGCTCCGCGGCGTCCACGTGTCGAAGATCCCCGCGAACGCGAACGGGCGGCGCGACTTCAGGCGCAGCGCGAACGGCTCGCGGCCGCGGTCGCCCTTCTTCCACTCGAAGAACCCGTCCGCCGGGACGAGCGCGCGGCTCCGGCGGAGCGGTTCCCTGAACGTGGGCTTCGCCGCCGCCGTCTCGGCGCGGGCGTTGATCGGGCGGCCCGCATCCTCGGGGCTCGCCGCCCACGACGGGACGAGGCCCCAGCGCATCGGCTCGAGGATGCGCGCGCCCTTCGTCTTCGCGTCGAGGCGCACGACGGGCAGGTCCTGCCCAGGCGCCGCGTTCCAGCGCGGGATCAGCGGGACGCGCTCGCCGCTCACGCGGAAGCGCGACGCGAGGACGTCGGCGGGCGTCACGAGCCAGTAGCGGCCGCACACGGCGTCAACCCCCCGCGGCGGCGCGGACTTCCGGCGTTTCGAGGCGCGTGCCCTCCGGCTCGGTCGGGAGCGGCCGGTAGGCGCCCGTTGCGGGTGCGTGGCGGTCCCACCAGCGCTCGGCGTCCGCCCGGGACCAGAGGCCCGCCGAAGACGTCGCCGCGAGGCGCTCCTCGAGGACGCGCGCGCTCTCGGGGCGGTCCGCGGGGTCCTTCGCGAGACAGTCGAGCAGCACCGCCTCGAGGTCGGCGGGGATCGGCGTCGCGACGCGCTGCGAGGGCGGCACCGGCGGCGTCGACGTGTGGTCGTGCAGCGTTTCGAGGGCGGTCTTGCGATCGAACACCGTCTGGGCCGTGAGGAGGAAGTAGCCGACGCAGCCCAGCGCGTAGAGGTCCGCGCGCCCGTCCACCTCCTTGCCGAGGGCCATCTCGGGCGGCATGTAGGCCGGCGTCCCGGCGATGAGGCCCGTCTGCGTGAGGTTCACCCCGCCGGTCGCGGACACGTCTTTCACGAGGCCGAAGTCCACGACCTTCACGAAGTCCGCCTCGCCCCCGTAGCGGCAGAGAAAGATGTTGCCGGGCTTGATGTCGCGGTGCACGAGTCCCGCGCCGTGGGCCTCGGTGAGCGAGCGGCACGCCTGCCGGAGGACGGACACGACCCGCTCGGGTGCGAGCGCCCCGTAACGCTCGACCAGCGTGTCGAGCGTGTACCCGTCGAGAAGCTCCATGACGTAGTAGAAGGCGCCGTCGTCCGAGCGGCCGAAGTCGTAGAGCTGGACCGTGTGGGGCGAGCGCAGGCCGGCCGTCGCCTTCGCCTCCCGCTCGAAGCGCGTCACGAGCTCCTTCGGGATTCCGCCATCGCGCCCGCGCACGAGCTTGATCGCGGCGTCGCGCGCGAGCATCCGATGCTCCGCGCGCCAGACCTCGCCCATGCCGCCGTGTCCGAGCGGTGCGACGAGGCGGTAGCTCCCGAGCTCCTCGGCCTTGCCGGCCTGAGCCGACAGGCGGTAGACGATCCGCGACCCGATGATCGCGATGACGGAGGCGATGGCCGTCGGGAAGAACAGCGCGATCGCGAAGGCCCCCGACGGGGCCGGACGGTAGCCGAGCGCGATCCCGACGAGGAGCCCGATCGGGTCCATGAGCGCGGTCGCGATCGTCGCGAGGACCGTCTTCCCGCGCGTGGACGGGACGAGGAGCGGAAACGCCATGATGAGCACGGAGACGGAGGAAAAACCCTTCGGCAGGACTCCTGGGTTGTCCGGCACGGAGTGGTAAACCGCGGCGAGCAGGAACCCGACGAACACCTCGTAGACGAGCGCGCGGTCGAGGAGCTCGGCGGGGTCGAGGCCCGCGCGGCGGGTCACCGCGTACATGCCGAGCGAGACGACGACGATGGCGACCTGACCCAAGGGCACGATGCCGGGGAACGCGCCCACTCCCGCGCGCGCCACGACCAGCCGCTCCACGACCGCGAAGGCGAGGACGCTTCCCGCCATGAGGAGCGCGACGTGGCCGAGCCTCCGCACGCCCGCGGCGAGTAGGTCGGGCGGCAGCGTCTCGCGCGCGGCGCGCGAGGACGCGCTCGACCCGGACGGGGTCTCGGCCTTCCGGCAGCGGGGCATGGGGCCTATTCTGCCCCGATGCCGGAGCTTCCGGACATCGTCGTCTACGCGGAGCACCTCGAGCGCCGCCTGAAGGGCGAAACGCTGCGGGAGGTGCGTCTCGCGAGCCCGTTCGTCCTGCGGTCGGTCGAGCCACCCCTCGCCGCGATCGAGGGCCGTGCGCTTCGAGGAGTCTCACGGCTCGGGAAACGCCTCGTGTTTTCTTTTGAAGGGGAAGAGGGGGATTCGGACCAGAAGCGCGACCCCGACGGTGGTCTTTTCCTCGTCATGCACCTCATGATCGCGGGGCGCCTTCGATGGAGGGCCAGCGACGCCCCTCTTCCCATTCCCAAGAAAATCGGTCTTCTCTCTCTTCTCTTCGACCGCGGAACGCTCCTTTTCACGGAAGTGAGCCCGAAGAAGCGCGCCTGGGTGCGCGTCGTGTCAGGCCGCGAGGCGCTCGCCGCCCTCGATCCCGGCGGGCTCGAGCCTCTCGAAGCCTCGGAGGAGGCGTTCATCGCGCGGCTGCGCTCGGAGAACCACACGCTGAAGCGCGCGCTCACGGACCCGACGCTGTTCTCCGGCATCGGCAACGCCTACTCGGACGAGATCCTCCACGCGGCAGGGCTCTCCCCCGTCGCCCTCACGTCGCGGCTGACGAACGAGGAGGCCGCCCGCCTCTTCGACGCGACGCGGGCGACGCTCGTCGACTGGACGGACCGCCTGAGGCGGGAGACGGGCGAGAAATTTCCGGAGAAGGTCACGGCCTTCCGCGAGGACATGGCCGTCCACGGGAAGTTCGGCAGGCCCTGCCCGCGCTGCGGGACGAGCGTCCAGCGCATCGTCTACGCCGCGAACGAGACGAACTACTGCCCGACGTGCCAGACGGGCGGCAAGCTCCTCGCGGACCGCTCCCTGTCGCGCCTCCTGCGCGGCGACTGGCCGAAGACCCTCGAGGAGATGGAGGAGCGGAAGAGGGAGGCGCGGGTCCCCTGACCGGGACGAGACCTATGCCGGCGGCTCCTCCCTCGCGTCTTCCCTTCCGATGAGAGAGGTCGCTGCCGTCCACGTCTGCCCGCAGTGCGGGGCCGCCGCCGGACGGGACGAAGCAGACGCCTTCGCGACGTGCCGGTTCTGCGGGACGCGCCTCTTCCTCGGCGCCGAGCCGGGCGTGCGGCACGAGATGCTCCTTCCCGCGATCCGTGCCGGAGACGTCCCCGCCCGGCTCGCAACGTGGCTCGAGGAACGCGAGGCGGCCGGAACGCCCGCCGAGATCGCCTCGCGTCTCGTCTTCCTGCCGTTCTGGGCGCTCGCGGGCCGGGGAGGCGACCCGCCCGTCCCCGCGGCGCCCCTCCTCGCGGACGGGATCGAAGCGTTCCGGCTGCCCGCGGGCGACGCGAAGGGCTTCGACCCCGCCGCCGCTCCGGGCGCGGAGTTCCTTCCGGCGACGGTCGCGCGCGACGCACTGCCGTTCGCCTCGGCGCCTGCGGCCGAGATCCGGCTCGTCCACGTCCCGTTTTACGAGATCTCGATGAAGATCTTCGGCCGGCCCGTCCGCGTCCTGCTGGACGCGGTCGCGGGCCAGGCGTTCGCCCGCGACCCGATTCCGACGAGCGAGAGGCGCCTCGACCGCGCTTACGCCGTGCTCCTCACCATCCTCTTCGGGGTCGCATTCGCGGGCTTCTGGTCGCTCTTTCGGGGCGCACACGCGCGCGGCTCGCTCTTTCTCCTCGTCGCCGGCCCCGGGCTCGTCCTCGTGACACGCCAGATCCTCGTCGCACTGGAGGAGGCGTGACGTCCGCCCGCGCCACCGCATTCACGTGCCCGCGGTGCGCGGGCCGGCTCCCCGTCGCCTCGTCCGCGCACCTCGACTGCCCGTCCTGCGGCTCGGCGCTCGCGATTTACGTCCCCGGCGCCGCCATACGCGAGGCGGTCGTGCCCACAAAGACGGCCGCCGAGGCCGCCGTGGCTGCCGTGGCGTTCTTCTCTCGTCACGAGGTCCCGCGCGCCTTCGCCCGGCTCGCGCCGGACCCACCCGTCCTTCTCTGGGCCGCGGCCGCCGAAACGTGGCGCACGCGCGCCGCGGGCGGGGCCGTATCCGAGACCGTCCAGGTCGCGCTTGCCGCGCCGGTGCCCGGCCTTGCACTCGAGAAGGCGGATCTGGCGGCGGCCCTCGCCGGCGGGACGCGCGAGCCGTTCGACCCCGCGCGCCTCCAGCGGGCCGGCTTCGTGTTCGATCCCGTGAAGGGCCCTGATGCGCTCTTCGACGCGCCGGCGGGCCTCCTCGAGGAACGCTTCGGCGTCGTCTACGTCCCGTTCTGGATCGTGCGGAAGCGATTTCGCCGCGGGCTGTACGAGGCCCTCGTGGATGCGAGCTCCGGTGCGCTCCTCCATGCCCGCGCGCCCGCCGCGCGCACGCGGCGGCTCCTCGAGGCAGCGCTCCTCGTCTACGCCCTCGCGGCGGCTCTCGCGATGCCGCTCCGGGGCTGGGGGAAGATCGCGCAGGGCCTGCTCAACCTCGACGAGCTCGGCGTCTTCCTCCTCTTCCTGATCCCGACGGGCCTCGTCCTCCTCGCGGCGTGGGCCTGGAACCGCCTCCGCTTCCGTTACGAGATCGACGGCGACGCGGCAATCGCGACGTTGCGCCCGATCAACAAGCCGGAAAGGACGCTGCTCGAAAGAATCGCCGCGACCGTGCTGAAAGGAACGATGTGGATCGCCGGAAAGCTTTTCTGACCCGGAGAGGGCGCCTGTGACGCTCGTCGCCCTCCGGCGCTGTCCCGCTTGTGGCGGCGTCCTGGAGGGGATCGCCGGCGTCGCATGGATGACGTGCGGCGACTGCCCGACCGCATGGGATCTGTTTACCGAGCCGCACACGCGGCTCGCGACGCACCAACCCGCCGGTGAGGCGGGCCCCGCCGCGGCCCGGCTGCCCTTCTTCCACTTTCGCGACGCGGGTGGCGGAAACGCCGTCTGGCTCCCCGCTTACCGCGCCGCCGTCCCCGGCTCGAGCGTCGCAACCGCCCTGACGGAACGGGGCCACGCGCCAGATCTCGTCTCCGCGCCGCTCGGCTCCGCGGTCG
It includes:
- a CDS encoding serine/threonine protein kinase, producing the protein MPRCRKAETPSGSSASSRAARETLPPDLLAAGVRRLGHVALLMAGSVLAFAVVERLVVARAGVGAFPGIVPLGQVAIVVVSLGMYAVTRRAGLDPAELLDRALVYEVFVGFLLAAVYHSVPDNPGVLPKGFSSVSVLIMAFPLLVPSTRGKTVLATIATALMDPIGLLVGIALGYRPAPSGAFAIALFFPTAIASVIAIIGSRIVYRLSAQAGKAEELGSYRLVAPLGHGGMGEVWRAEHRMLARDAAIKLVRGRDGGIPKELVTRFEREAKATAGLRSPHTVQLYDFGRSDDGAFYYVMELLDGYTLDTLVERYGALAPERVVSVLRQACRSLTEAHGAGLVHRDIKPGNIFLCRYGGEADFVKVVDFGLVKDVSATGGVNLTQTGLIAGTPAYMPPEMALGKEVDGRADLYALGCVGYFLLTAQTVFDRKTALETLHDHTSTPPVPPSQRVATPIPADLEAVLLDCLAKDPADRPESARVLEERLAATSSAGLWSRADAERWWDRHAPATGAYRPLPTEPEGTRLETPEVRAAAGG
- a CDS encoding SOS response-associated peptidase, giving the protein MCGRYWLVTPADVLASRFRVSGERVPLIPRWNAAPGQDLPVVRLDAKTKGARILEPMRWGLVPSWAASPEDAGRPINARAETAAAKPTFREPLRRSRALVPADGFFEWKKGDRGREPFALRLKSRRPFAFAGIFDTWTPRSGPPLRSFAILTTRPNELVEGVHDRMPVILTPEGEDLWLDPDAQDPAALAPLFAPLGAEEMEAFAVSRRVNAPANDDPSVLDAPGPEAPPPPKKGRAPAAQRDLWENGGDDGDEG
- a CDS encoding formamidopyrimidine-DNA glycosylase, which gives rise to MPELPDIVVYAEHLERRLKGETLREVRLASPFVLRSVEPPLAAIEGRALRGVSRLGKRLVFSFEGEEGDSDQKRDPDGGLFLVMHLMIAGRLRWRASDAPLPIPKKIGLLSLLFDRGTLLFTEVSPKKRAWVRVVSGREALAALDPGGLEPLEASEEAFIARLRSENHTLKRALTDPTLFSGIGNAYSDEILHAAGLSPVALTSRLTNEEAARLFDATRATLVDWTDRLRRETGEKFPEKVTAFREDMAVHGKFGRPCPRCGTSVQRIVYAANETNYCPTCQTGGKLLADRSLSRLLRGDWPKTLEEMEERKREARVP